The Candidatus Denitrolinea symbiosum DNA window TTCACCGCCCGAGCCGACGCGGCCGGGTTGGCGGACTGCTCCGCAAGAACCGCGTCCACGACATCGTAGCGGAAGCCCATGTCCTTCAGCGCCACGCTCAGACGGCCTGCGATGAAATCGAGGATTTGTTTTCGGGTCTCGTCGCTCACCGCGATGGGCTGGATCTTGGCCGATAACTGGACAGCCTGCGCGAGGTCGAAGTCCATATCGTGTTCGATCAGCGGCTGGACGATTCCGATCGCGGCGCGGCGCAGGCCGAACGGGTCTTTCGCGCCCGTGGGAGCCAGTCCCGCCGCGAAGAGGCCGACCAGCGAGTCGATGCGGTCGGTCAGCGCGACGGCCGCGCCGATCTGAGTCTGCGGGACGGCGCGATACTGCTCGGCGATTGCCGCCGCCACTTCCTCCGATTCTCCCGAACGCAGCGCGTACTCGCCGCCGATGACGCCCTGCAGCGAGGTCATCTCGGCGACCATCTTCGTGGCGAGGTCCGCTTTGGAGAGGTAGACCGCGCGCGCCAGCGGTTTGATGGTCTCCAGCCCTTTGAAGCCGAGCAAAGCGCCGATCTCCGCGCCGAGTTTCAACATGCGGTCAGACTTGTCGAGCATGGAGCCGAGTTTGGCGTGGAAGGTGAGCGCGGCGAGTTTGGGACGATATTCCTCGAGTTTCAGTTTAAGGTCTTCGCGCACGAAGAAATTCGCGTCCGCAAAGCGCGCGCCGAGAACGTGTTCGTTCCCCTGGCGGACAATGTCAATGCCGATATCGTCGCCGTTGCGGATGGCGATGAAGCGAGGGAGGAGATTGGGAGATTGGAGATTGGAGATTGGAAAGTAACGCTGGCGCTTCTTCATCACCGAAATGAGCACATCTTTGGGCAACTGCAAAAACGCGGGGTCGAATCCGCCCATGACGGCGGTGGGGGTTTCGACGAGGTTGGCGACTTCGCTGAGCAGGTCGTCTTCGATCAGGGCTTCGCCGCTGACAAGCGCCGCGGCCTGCTTGACCTGCTCCACGATGGAGGCTTTGCGCTCTTCCTTGTCGAGGACGATGCCCGCCTCGCGAATCGCGTCGAAATATTTATCGGCGGAGGGAATTTTGATTTCGGGCGAGTCGTGCGGACGCAAACCGCGCGTGACATTGCCCGAAACGACGCCCGCGTATTCGAACGGGACGACCATCTCGCCGAACAAGGCGACCAGCCAACGGATGGGACGCGAGAACGCGACGCCCGAATCGTTCCACTTCATGGACTTCTCGAACTTGATCTCCGCGATCAGCTTCGGCAGCGCCTCGGCGAGGACTTCGGGAGTCGGGCGTCCTTTTTGACGGACGACGGCGAAGACGTACCTGCCTCCGTTCTCCTCGCGGATTTGGAGATCTTTCACGTCCACGTTATTTTTCTTCGCAAAGCCCATGCCAGCCTGAGTCGGTTTGCCGTCTTTGTCGAAGGCTTTTTCCGCGGGCGGACCTTTGACCGTCTCTTCGCGGTCGGGCTGGGTCGGGGCGAGGGAGTCTATCGAAACAGTCAACCGCCGCGGGGTCGCGAAGACGCGGACGTCGCCGTGGGTGAGGTGAAGGTCATCGAGGAGGGACGGGATACGAGTTACAAGATACGCGTGGGCGGAGTCCACATCCGAGGCGGGGAGTTCTTCGACGCCGATCTCGAGCAAGAACGACCGAGGACTGGAGACGGGGGACGGAGTCGCTGAAACGGTCTTCGGTCTTCGGTCTTCGGTCTTGAGTAATGGATACTCCGCCTGCTTGCGTTGCTCCTCGTATCCTTCGGCGACGCGGCGGGCGAGTTCGCGCATGCGGCGGAAGAAGGCCTGGCGTTCGGCGACGGAGATGGCGCCGCGCGTGTCGAGGATATTGAAGGAGTGCGAGCATTTGAGGACGTAGTCGTGCGCGGGGAGGATGAGTCCAGCCGCGAGGCAGGCGTCCGCTTCGGCGGAGAAGAGATCGTACATGGCGCGGACGCGTTCCACGTCGGCGGTCTCGAAATAATATTTGGAGTGTTCGAACTCCTCCTTGCGGCGGATCTCGCCGTAGGTCACGTTTGCGCCGTAAGGTTCGTCCCAGATGGCTTTGGCGTTGTTGAGCGCGATGAGGATGCGTTCGAGGCCGTAGGTGAGTTCGACCGAGACGGGATCGAGCGTCACGCCGCCCATCTGCTGGAAGTAGGTGAACTGCGTGATCTCCTGCCCGTCGAGCCAGACCTCCCAGCCGAGTCCCCAGGCGGAGATGGCGGGCTGCTCCCAGTTGTCCTCCACGAAGCGGATGTCGTGCTGGCGCGGGTCAATGCCGAGGGCTTTGAGCGAGTCGAGGTAGATTTCCTGCGGGTTGCCAGGGTCGGGCTTGAGGATGACTTGAAACTGCGTGTGCAGTTGAAAGCGGTTGGGATTCTCGCCGTAGCGCCCGTCGTCGGGGCGGACGGACGGCTCGACGTAGGCGACGTTCCACGGCTCGGGTCCAAGCACGCGCAGGAAGGTGTTGGGATTCATCGTCCCCGCGCCGACCTGGGTGTAGTAGGGCTGGGTGATGAGGCAGCCGTGTTCTGCCCAGAAGTTTTGGAGGGCGAGGATGATGGATTGGAAGGAGGAGGGCATAGTTTTCAGTGACCAGTGTTCAGTGTTCAGTTTGGGAGAGCGAGGGGATTATAACTGATGGATAATGTATAATCCAAGCATGATCTATATCCTGCAATCCCTGCCGACGCCTGAACAGATCGTAGAAATGTCCAAAGAATATAAAACGATGATCAAGATCGTCGTGGATATTCGCCGCCGAATTTTGGCGGGCGGCGGGGAGATGCACGCAGACTGCGAACAGGCTCTTTTGGAGAACGGCAGCGAGCAGGACGACCTTTGGGGCGCGAACTGGTATCCCGCCGACCAACGCATTGAATTCGAATCGCTCATCAATATCCGCCCAAGATTGGGGAATCGCAGTATTTTAATCCAAGACGAGGAATTGCGAAAAAAGGTTGAAGCCGTCGCTAGAAAAATCTTTGGAGGCGCGACATGACGGACAAAGAGAAAAAACGCGAACGCTTTCTGCGCGATCCCCTTCCCCGCAGGCTGGGCGGACTCGCCGCTACGCTGGGGCGGATTTCGTCCTCCGCCCGCGCCGCAAACGACCCGACGGTGGTGCAAAACCTTTTGGAAGAGGCAAAATACTACATCGAGTGGACCGCCGCCGAAGCTGAACCCGAAGCCGCCGCAGAATTGGTCTCGATGCAAACGTTGATTGCCTTATGGGAAAAGGGCTGGGACAGCGCGGTTCAGAATATCAGTCAGCGCACCCTGCTTTCCGTGCAAGCCAAGCAATGGTCGGATCGAGCGCTGGAGATATCGGGGTTGTTAGGGTAGAGGTTGGAAGAGGGCTAGTTTTCAGTGACCAGTGTTCAGTTTGGGAGAGCGAGGGGATTATAACGGATGGGAAAAGAAAAGACGACAGTGAGAGAGAATAGCTATCGTCTGACTGAAGAATTACTGACTGTTAGAGCGCGTGGACGCGGTCACGGTCCGCGTGGGCGTGGCATAAAAATACTTTGAGGGGGCGTTTGGCTTCAGCCATTACAACAACTCAACGATGTGATTTCGCAACCAATCTGTGAACGCGTTTCGGTCTATTTTGCCAGATGCAACGCCGAGGATGATATCCACTTGCTCGTCCACGCTGGCGGAAATCTCGTATCCATTCAACATCAGGAACGTTTCCATCGCCGCATGATCTGTCCGCTTGTTGCCATCTACGAAGGGATGGTTTTGAATCAGGGAAAATCCAAGAGCGGAGGCTTTTTCAAAAATCGTTGGGTAGAGTTCTTTTCTATTAAAGGTCATACGCGGTTGGGCAACTGCCGATTCCAGCGCGCCGAGATCGAGAATTCCCACCGAACCGCCTGACTGTGTCATCACGCGGCTGTAAATTTCCATCACTTCTCCCACCGTTAAGTAGCGCATTTACGCCAGCCGCTTGTAGAGGTCTGCGTTTTTTACCAGAACGCGTTCAATCACTTTTTGGAATTCATCCAGAGGACGAGTTAACAGGTCCTCTAAACTGACGCGCACCAATTCCTCGGGCGCAACGCGGAAACGCTCGGCAATTTTCTGGAGTTCTTTTACACGTTCATCGGAGAGGGTAATGGTAAAGGTGGTCATGTTTGCCTGCTTTCGTTGATGGGCAAATTATACCTTGTCCAGCCACGCGTACCCTTCGGGCATGATATCCACGCCATCTTTGGTGAGACGGTCATAGAGCGCGTGGACGCGGTCACGGTCCGCGCGGGCGTCCCGCAAGGGGATGATATGGCTGAGGAAGATGCGGAGAGGGTGACCAGCGAATGTCATAGCGGATAAGCGGATGGAAAACGACGCGCCGATCAGGGACGCGTCGTTTTGGGTTAGGCGTGCGCTGGCATTGGAGCAAAGGATTTATTCAATGCTCTTACAATCGTCGGCGGCAATTCAATGGGAATAAAGTAATCAGCGGGGAAAAGATAGTCTTCTCCGCTTTCGTCAATGATGCGCATGTCGCCATCGGCCTGCGCTTCTTTGTCGGAAAGGACGCGGTAGATTTTGTGCAATTCCAGCGAGGCGGGATATTCGCTGTTGTCAACACAGATGGCAAAACGGGGGGTGGGTTTTGTGGTTTTCATAGGTTTAGTCCAGGTAACTTTTGCGTTTAAACTCTTTGCGTCCGATGCCGTGCGCCTCGTACCAGTGGATTTCGGCTTTGCGGACGCGTCCATTGCGAAGTTGGATGAGGGCAATTCCCTTCATCTTGCGCCAACGACCGTCGCCATAAAGTTTGCGGAGACGCGGCAGGTCACGGATGGAATTGCCGATGGCAATCACTTCTTCATTGGTGATTTCGCTGATGATCGAGAAGGATGCCATCCCATTATCTCCTGCGTTAATTATACTTTGTCCACGCCGTCTTTGGCGAGACGGTCATAAAGTGCGCGGCACGGTCGCGGTCCGCGTGGGCGTCCCGCAAGGGGATGATATGGCCGAGGCAGAGACTTTGGCCAGCCGCGGCGCGGATGAGACATGTCAGGTTTCCGACAAAGTGAGCCCCGCTCCGCCATCCCAAGCGCGGACGGTGGACATTCATCTCTCTCCCGTCTCCGCTATCACTCAGCCAGCCAGTAGACTCCCATCCCAAAACAAACTCCCCTCTCTTGTGTCGAAAGGGGAGTTGAAAGTTACAGACTTAGAACCAATTGTTGTTTGTATGGCTCTATTCGTTCTTCGGCGATCTTGATGTATTCGGGATCAACGTCATAACCCACATATTTTCTTTCCGATTTCAATGCCGCGATAGCCGTTGACCCGCTTCCCATGAATGGATCAAGGACAATATCGCCTTTGAATGTGTAGAGTTGAGTCAAGCGATATGGCAATTCAACGGGGAACGGCGCAGGGTGCTTGACCTTCTTTGCCGATTCCGGATTCATCGTCCAAACGGATTTTGTCCATTCCATGAATTGTTCTTTGGTGATGGTGTTTTCCTTGTCTCCTTTTTTTCGATCAAACACGCCTTTCGAGAAGACAAGAATATATTCATGCGTATCGCGCAAAACTGGATTAGACGCGGATTGCCAGCTGCCCCACGCCATCGAAACTCCCGCGCCCGCGCCTTTTGCCCAAATGATTTCCCCGCGCATTTTGAAACCGATATCAATCATCATGTGGGAAATGTAATCGGAAAGCGGAATATACGGTTTGCGTCCCAGGTTGGCGACATTTACGCATGCGCGTCCGCCATAAACCAGCGCGCGATGAGTTTCAGTAAAAACATTCCGTAGAAGTTGCAGGTATTCTTTTAGGGACAGATCTTCATCGTATTCTTTGGAAACATTGTAAGGCGGTGACGTGACCATTAAATGCAAAGAATTATCGGGAATTTCCTTCATGTTCTCGGAAGTTCCAAAAATGATCTTGTTTTCGTATTCAACAGGGAAGGGATTATCCGCGACAGGCTTCGAGCCATTCCCATGGCCGTTGTCGGATAATTCAGAATAGAGTTTGGAATTGTAGTAATCCGACGAATCGTGATTGACTCTCGACGTCGTTCCAAACTTGGTTGTTTTCGAGCCTTTTGCCATTTTTCATTCCTCTTGCCAAAAATCGAGCCATCGCCGATACGGATTGTATTCCACCTTCGTTCTATACCATTGTACTGGAAATTTCAGCGTCTGTGGGTGCGCGGACAAAACGTCCAGCGCTTTCGCAGACAGTTCCACGCCGCGTGGATTTGTGCCAGCCTTTGGCAATTTGATGTAACTTGCCCGTCCCATTTTCTCCAGAGCTTCAATTTGGACTTCCTGTGAAAACAGGAATATGCCGCCCGTATTGTCCCAATTGACTTGAACAAGTAGCATATCGCAACTTGGAATGTACCGATGGGCAAATTCAATTGCCTGCTCCGCGTCCACCGTCCAGATTAGTTTGACGCTTTTGAAACTCGCGCCAGTCATTGTTTTTATGGAAAGTGGCCTTCCAAAGACAATCACATCCGACTCAGGCTCATGGATTGGCAGATCAGTTTGCACATTTTGCTCGCCAAATTTATAAAGCAACAATGCAACGAGAATTTTTTCCCTGACCGAACCAACTTCCATACCGACTTTGCCTGCACGAGAACTTTCCAATTCTGCCAAATGAAATAACTTTGGCAGTTTCGCTTGTATTTTCGCCACGGTTTCCTTGTCCGTAAACAATTCTGCAATACTCATGTATTAGGTTCCCTATCTTGTGCTTTGAACATCTGTGTCCCAATGCGATGGTTTACGCACTACACCGCCAACATCAATATTTTCGTCAACATAATTTCCGTAGCATTCTAACATCTTAAACACCGATACGTCTAAATCTCGTAAAAATGAACTGATGTAAGAAATAGTAGCATGAAGGGATTTGGATTCTTTTCCATTTCGGAGATTGATAAGCCATTTATCTTTAAGATCAGGTTGATTCCTGTTGATTGGGCGGTTTACTCGTTTTTGGGCATTAGCGCCAAATCAATAGTCGAAAAGAAAAAATACACATCGCGAAGATTATCGAGGATCAAGATACCACTTTTTGGGACATAAGCTAGACATTTTCGAACTGCTAAATCATCCAAAACAAACAAGTCGGGTTCTGCCGCAAACTTTGGCCAATCGGCAAGGGCATATTTTGGGCGTTTCTCTTTGGCGTCAAAATGAAAAACGGGATTTCCACTTTTATCATGAATAGTGAAATCTAACTGATTGTACGAAGAAGAACCGTCAGTAAATTTTATATTTTTTTAAACCAAATAATTCTTTATCTCTTGTTCGAAAGATTGCTGATTACCATGGCTATTCCATTTTACATTTGTACTTTTAGAAAAAGGACGGCCTCCCCTCCCTCTCACGAGGGCAGGCAGGCCGTCCCAATTACCAATTACCAATCACCACCTACAACTTCGCGAACCTGCTCACCACCTTCGCCATCGCGGCGGGACGGTCCATCACCCCGCCCTGATGGATTCCGATCGGAGCGCCTTCCTTCGCGTACGCCGTCTCGATGAACGCCTGTCCCGTCAGGAAGCGGTCCCTGTCAATCGCGCAGGAGGTGACGAAGCCGATGCGTTCGCCGTTCGCGTTCACCACAGGATCGCCGTTGTGCGCCATGCGGACGCGCTGCTCGTCGAACGTAAAGCGGATCACCGCGCCCGTCCGCCCCTTCTCCCGCGCCACGAACGCCTCGCGCCCGATGAACCACGGCTTGTACACTTTGACGTACGAACCGAATCCGCCCTCTGCCACGCCGAGGTCGCGCCCGCCCACCTTGCCCGAGCCCAGCCCCATCTCGTGACCGTAGAGCGGAAGTCCCGCCTCGGTGCGGAGCGAGTCGCGCGCCCCCAACCCGATCGGCTTCACGCCAAACGGCTCGCCCGCTTTCAGGATCGCGTTCCAGAAATCCACCGCGCGGTCGGGATGGACGAACAACTCGAAGGCCATCTTCTCGCCCGTGTACCCCGTCCGCGAGACGATCAGGTCGAACCCGCCGATGACCGCGTCGCACAACTCGGTGCGCTTCAACTTCATCAAGCGCGCCTTCGACGCATCATCCATCCCCATCGCCAGCAGGATGTCGCGGCTCTTCGGTCCCTGCAGGGCGATGTCCACCCGCATGGCCTCGCCCGACTTCGGGTCGCGTAGGTTGCGGATCTCGGCGTTGTAACCGTACGTCCGCGCCCAGGGTTTGGCC harbors:
- a CDS encoding glycine--tRNA ligase subunit alpha/beta, with amino-acid sequence MPSSFQSIILALQNFWAEHGCLITQPYYTQVGAGTMNPNTFLRVLGPEPWNVAYVEPSVRPDDGRYGENPNRFQLHTQFQVILKPDPGNPQEIYLDSLKALGIDPRQHDIRFVEDNWEQPAISAWGLGWEVWLDGQEITQFTYFQQMGGVTLDPVSVELTYGLERILIALNNAKAIWDEPYGANVTYGEIRRKEEFEHSKYYFETADVERVRAMYDLFSAEADACLAAGLILPAHDYVLKCSHSFNILDTRGAISVAERQAFFRRMRELARRVAEGYEEQRKQAEYPLLKTEDRRPKTVSATPSPVSSPRSFLLEIGVEELPASDVDSAHAYLVTRIPSLLDDLHLTHGDVRVFATPRRLTVSIDSLAPTQPDREETVKGPPAEKAFDKDGKPTQAGMGFAKKNNVDVKDLQIREENGGRYVFAVVRQKGRPTPEVLAEALPKLIAEIKFEKSMKWNDSGVAFSRPIRWLVALFGEMVVPFEYAGVVSGNVTRGLRPHDSPEIKIPSADKYFDAIREAGIVLDKEERKASIVEQVKQAAALVSGEALIEDDLLSEVANLVETPTAVMGGFDPAFLQLPKDVLISVMKKRQRYFPISNLQSPNLLPRFIAIRNGDDIGIDIVRQGNEHVLGARFADANFFVREDLKLKLEEYRPKLAALTFHAKLGSMLDKSDRMLKLGAEIGALLGFKGLETIKPLARAVYLSKADLATKMVAEMTSLQGVIGGEYALRSGESEEVAAAIAEQYRAVPQTQIGAAVALTDRIDSLVGLFAAGLAPTGAKDPFGLRRAAIGIVQPLIEHDMDFDLAQAVQLSAKIQPIAVSDETRKQILDFIAGRLSVALKDMGFRYDVVDAVLAEQSANPAASARAVKQLQAWVGREDWSTILPAFARCVRILRSQAADGGPKADVSEALFVEAEEKGLYKALRASVSHLPSSVNEFLETVVALVPSINAFFDKVLVMAEDERVKQNRLALVGQIANLSKGLADLSKLEGF
- a CDS encoding SAM-dependent methyltransferase, with the protein product MAKGSKTTKFGTTSRVNHDSSDYYNSKLYSELSDNGHGNGSKPVADNPFPVEYENKIIFGTSENMKEIPDNSLHLMVTSPPYNVSKEYDEDLSLKEYLQLLRNVFTETHRALVYGGRACVNVANLGRKPYIPLSDYISHMMIDIGFKMRGEIIWAKGAGAGVSMAWGSWQSASNPVLRDTHEYILVFSKGVFDRKKGDKENTITKEQFMEWTKSVWTMNPESAKKVKHPAPFPVELPYRLTQLYTFKGDIVLDPFMGSGSTAIAALKSERKYVGYDVDPEYIKIAEERIEPYKQQLVLSL
- a CDS encoding type II restriction endonuclease subunit R gives rise to the protein MSIAELFTDKETVAKIQAKLPKLFHLAELESSRAGKVGMEVGSVREKILVALLLYKFGEQNVQTDLPIHEPESDVIVFGRPLSIKTMTGASFKSVKLIWTVDAEQAIEFAHRYIPSCDMLLVQVNWDNTGGIFLFSQEVQIEALEKMGRASYIKLPKAGTNPRGVELSAKALDVLSAHPQTLKFPVQWYRTKVEYNPYRRWLDFWQEE
- a CDS encoding type II toxin-antitoxin system death-on-curing family toxin, with the protein product MRYLTVGEVMEIYSRVMTQSGGSVGILDLGALESAVAQPRMTFNRKELYPTIFEKASALGFSLIQNHPFVDGNKRTDHAAMETFLMLNGYEISASVDEQVDIILGVASGKIDRNAFTDWLRNHIVELL